The genomic stretch AGTAGACCACCTCATACACGGTGGCCTTCTTGTCCCCCGAGCCCGTCACGATGTACTTGTTGTTCCTGGAGATATCGCAGCTCAGGACCGAGGAGGATTCCTTGGACTGCAGACAGCAGGAGGGAGAGCGGAGAAGTGAGGCGGACGGCGTGCGGGCCAGGACAGCAGGGCCAGGACGTCCTGGCCCGGGAAGCGGGACAGCCTGTTTTTCTCGAGGGGTGTGGACACCGACTTTGGATGCTCAGCCCACAGCCGCTGGACAGCTGCTGCCTTCACCCCTACGCAGGGTCTGTAGGAGGGCGTGCCTCGGGCGAGCAGCCCAGCGGACTGTTCTGCGCGTGTCCCGTGATACCTGCCTGTTTCCACCCAGGGGTACTTCCGACCCAGGACGGGGCTCTGCCCTGATCCAGCCTCCGTGGAGaagcagctggggctggggcggaGCCTTGCTGAGCAGGCGAGCTCTCTCAGGAAGGGCAGCGCCTATGTTCTCCCAACAGGGAGAGAAGAAACTGCAGGGCGGCCCTCTCCCGGGAAGCTCAGAGAGGGCATGCACCAGCATGCAGCCACACAGCCCAGCAGAGGGCCGAGGCTCCCAGCACAAGGACCAAGTCCAAGGGTCAGCAAACTCTGCAGAGAGCCTGACTGTAAATACTTTTTAGGCTTTGCCTCAAGTCCAAATAAGTCTCCGTTGCGGCCTCCtatcctcctatttttttttttttataatccttTAAAAGTATAAAAGTCACTCCACAGCCAGGGGGATGGGTATAATAGCAAGTGCCCCTGGAGGGTGAGGATTCTGGAGCAGCCTCAGGGCGGAGGCAGCGAGGCCATAGGGGCAGGAGCCTCTCTACCACACAAAGGAGGTCTCCCCAACACCTCTGCACGCTGCAGGGTCAGCCCCAGGAGGTCCCTGACATCTCAGAGCCAGAGGGAAGCAGCAGGGGGCGGGAGCGGGTGTGGAGGGGGCGGAGCCTGGGGGGGGGAGATGGGGAGCCCTGAAGGTGGAGTGGGGACCCAGCCCGGCCCCTGACCGGCCCCTGACCGGCCCCTGCCCGGCCCCTGCCAGGGGCTGAGCTCTGCCAGGGCCGACAGTCAAGTTGACCTTGCGAGTTTTACCGCGTCAGAAGCTTTCTAAGGCGGGCCAGGGCGCATGGCCCGTGGGCTGAGTGGCCCGGCGCCCTGCATACCTGGAAGATACTGGCTCCGTAGGGCGTCCTCCAGGCGTTGAGCAGGTTGTCCTTCCCGGTGCTCACGAACCAGCGCCCTGGGGAGGTAGTGAGGACCCTGTGGGCCgctggctggggagggaggcacGGGCCCAGCCGCCCCCTCTCTGCCCCCACTTCACTGCTGCAAAGCCAATGCGGCAGGGGCTCCCACACCCTCGAGGACGGAGCCCCGACAGCTGCAACAGCTGTCATGCGCATGCCTGAGCAAATCCGACTCTGCATGTGGGGGGAGGTGGGGGTACTGGGGGCTAAACCCCGCGACCCCTCACCCACCTACATCTCCATCCacccccactttttaaatttggggaCAGGCTCTGGCTAGACTGCCCAACCTGACTCGAgctagcgatcctcctgcctcggcctccagggCCGCGGGGATGACAGGCGGGGCGAGGCAGGGCGGGGGCGAGGCATACCGCAGGAGGCGAACTTGAGCGACAGCACGCAGCTCTCGTGCAGGTGCAGCTGGTACTTCTCCGGCTTGCGCACGTGCAGGATCTCCACGCTGCTGCTCTCCATGCCCACCGCCAGCCAGTCCTGGTTGGGGCAGTGGCCCAGGGAAAAGATCtaggggaagagggaagagggaagagcgGGGATCCGGGACCCCTTCGGAGGTGGGGCCCACATTCTCTGTTGGCGGAGAGCCGTGGCAGCTGGCCAGGGCCGCCTGGGTAAGCCACGTCCAATTTAGTATTAATCAGAGTCACAGCAACCCAGAGCACAGCCATTATCTGCTCTGAGCTCACGACAGCTCTGGGGGCGCctggcaggggaggcaggggaggaagcCAGGCCGACAAGCCTCCCCTTGAGCAGCGGGTGAGGCCAGGAGATTCGATAAAGGCTCAAGGTCAGACCAAGCCTGGAAGCCAGGACTTCCGAGACCCAGCTGGAACTCTGCCCACCGGCCAAGGCCTGCTCCTTGTTTCCACCTGAAAGGACTCGGTGTTCCCCCACCCTGCACGGAGCCCGTCCTGGGCACCGGGGGGACTAGGGCCagctccaccccagcctcccCGGTCTTCCGGCAGGTGGGACACGTGCAGAAGCGACCGAGAGATAGAAGGGAAGACCGAGGGTTTCAGAGTCCCAGCCTGAAGACCCATTCCTGACGCTCCACTCAGTCCTGAGACCCCTGCATCCTCCCGGCCACTTCCCCACATCCTTCAGCCTTGACCACCACAGCACCCTGCGCAGGGACCTCTCCAAGCCCAGTTTCTGTCCCACATAAGCCTCCACCTGTCCCCTCAGGTCAGTGGCTCCCAGGGTGAGTCCTCAGTGGGGAGGGGAGCTGTCAGGAGCTCTCCATTGAGTCCAGAGGCTGAAAGCTGAGGAGAAACCAGCTATACAGTGAGATGAGAAGACACGAATGGGTGGACAAGAACATGCGGGAAGATGATCTGAGGATCTCAGTGGCCTCATAGCTTAACATGATCAGGCCTTTTGTATTATCCTATGTTTTTGGAGAATTAAAGGGGATGGCCTGTGGATTGATCTGGCGGACAAGAAAGAAGGGCTCAAATAATCCCATCCTGAATCTGGAATTGTGCCACCCACTGAGGACAGGAAAGGAGTCTGGGATCCTGGAACTCCCACCAGACCCACAGCCAGCCCACCTGGGAGCTGAAGTCATGCTGCTGCAGCTGTCGACCCTCCCGCAAATCCCAGCAGCGCACAGTGTTGTCCAGGCCACCAGTCCAGAGCCGAGTGCCATAGTCAGAAATGTCGATGCAGCTGGCACCATCCGTGTGGCCCTGGAACTGCCTGGAGAGAGCAGGGCCCTGTCTGTTCTGGAGTCTGGGCGTCTCCAGCACACACCCAGCGCACAGGGTGGGAAGGCACCTGCTGGAGGTCAGGCGTCACCAGCCACCCACCTGACCATGGTCTGGTTCTGCAGATCCCACACCACAATGTTGCCATCGCTGCAGCAGGAGAAGCAGACCTTGGCATCCGGGCTGACCGCCAGGGCATAGCAGGCCGGCGCGGAGGAGGTCAGCTCGGCCTTGATGCGGGGGGTGGGCGCCGCCAGGTCCCAAATGGACAAAGTGCTGGCCTCGCCGCCCACAATCAGACTCCGGCCGTCAGGCAGCAGCTTGCAGGAACGAATGTAGTTGTCCCGGTTCTGGGGTCAGCAAGAGGCGGCAAGGGCTAGTCACTGGCCCCGGCCACACCTCTTGGACCCTGGCTGGAGGTCGCATCTCCCCAGCCTGGGAGTAGCTCCACCCATTGGCATGCAAGCCCCGCCCCTCCGAGTCCAAACCCCACCCTGGTTGCCTGCAGCCCCGCCCCTTGGTTCAAGCCCCGCCCCTCGCGCGCAGAGCCGCCCTCACCAGGCAGTCCAGCTGGGCCACCGGCGTCTTGGCGCCGGGCTGGCCCACGTCCCACACCTTCACGCAGCCCTTGCCGCCCGTGTACACGTGCTGCGTGGAGCCACTGATGGTGACTGCGCACACCACCTCCCCGTGCGCCAGCGTGTGCAGCTGCCGGGCGTGCCGCGGGATGCCTGCGCCCACCAGCGCGTCCGAGGGGAAGGGCACCGGCTGCATCTGCCCGTCCGCAGACACGTGGAAGGAGTAGGCCCTGCGTGGAAGGCGGCCGTGACCACCGGGGCAGGCCCTCTGCGCCCTCCCTGCAGCCGTGCGGGGGCGCCACCGGCACATTAGGGAAAGGTCAGGAGGACGTGGTGGGAGCGATGGGAGTGTGACCAGGACAGAAAGGACCTGGGTGGTGGCCTGGCGCACGCCAAGCCAGCATTCAACACGCTTGCTGGATCAGGACCCATGAAGATGCCCCCGAGACCCAGCTACTGGCTGCTGACCGGGGCCAGTGAACCCAACTTggtctcttcttttttgttctgggggttgaacccaggggtgatctaccactgagctacagacccagcccttttattttttgagacaggattttgctaagtggctgaggttggcctccaacttgccatcctcctgcctccacctgccaACTGGCTGGGATGATgacttaaaatcttttaaatttcagCTCCTTGGCTGCACTaacacatttcaagtgctcagaaGTCACACATGACTGACTTAGACCACAGAAGGTCTAGAACATTCTCACTGCAGAAAATTCTAGTGATACCTGGAGTCAAATCATTTTCTGGGGTGCTGCAGGGTGCGGAGCAGTGTCCCCGGCCTCTACCACTCTATGCAGGAGCTCCCCCTGCCCCACTGACCACCACAAATGTCCCCTGGTGTGGCCAAGGGTCCCTGGGGGCAGAACCACCCTGTAGATGGCCATACCATGTGCTTTGCACCCTCCTCCAGGAACTGTGTTTGGAACCCCTGGAAGGGTGCGAGGAAACCCCAATGCACAGTGCAGCACCTGGAGGTGGCAGGAGGCGGGCTGGGCCCAGGGAACCCCACCCGGTACTCACGGCTTTCCCCCCGGGAtgccaggcagggaggaggagatggaCGACCCTCGGAGGTGGGGGTGTGACTCAAATGCCATCTGCAAAAGGCCAGAGAGGGTCGCCTGGGGCCAGCGCCTCCCACCCACCTCTGCCCCCTGCTGTGAACTCTCACAGCTGTCTTCAGGAGCCCCAGTGTCGGGAGGGTCCTGAAGCTGACCCAGCTCCCACAGCTACACAGTGCAGTCCCGTTTCCATTGCCCTCCACTTCACTCACGGCTGCCTTTGCCCACAGCCAGGGGTCTGAGTCAGGTGAAGCTTGTGGGCTCCTGAGACCCTCAGGTCACCTGCACACCTGCCGAGCCAGGGCCCACCCCTtcggccatcctcctgcctctccttgggTAGTGTTTCCACCCCCAGGCCCCTGCCCCTGGGCCCTGCTGGTGCCCGCACAGCTGGACTCACCATGGGGGAGCGTCCGTACACCACAGAGCTGCTGACCTGGGGGGACAGGTGGAGACTGACGTAGGAGCCGGGCATGGAGAGGTCCCCATTGAGGGTGCTGTGGGAGCCCAGGCTGAAGGTCGTGGTGAAGGGGCTGGACAGAGTCAGGGGGCTCCTCAGGGCTGAGTGAGAAGGACAGGTCTTCACCACCCCATGCCCGTCCCTCCACGCGGCCTCCAGGATTCCAAGCCCTGGCTGCTCCCGACCCCGGGCACCGCTCCTCTGGGTGGCGTGTCTTTCCAGTCCCTGGGTTGGCTCATTCTCCAAAACCCACCCGGGGTCCACCCGTGCTTTAGGAACGGGCTCCCCACCCCACATTCAGCAGTCACTCTCGTCCCTCTCCTACCCCCACCCTGCTCgtgcagggctgggaatgtgggggCCTGGGTCGCCTCCGTACCACCCGCAGCCCTGAGGGAGCCCAGAACCAGCACAGCGTCGCCAGCCCTGGCGTCACGGgtaggaaacaggctcagagaggctgggtCCCTTGTCCAGGGTCACAGAGCTGGTGACTGGCCACTCCTGGCCCAGAACCCAAGCCTGACTCAACACCAGGTGCACCAGGCTGAAGCCCCAGAGGAAGTCACTTCggttttctgggcctcagtttccccaggtgTCCAGCCAGGGTGAGGAGGAGTCTGAGAGCCGGAGGCCCCCCAGGGCATGCCGGGCAGGGCTGGGACCCCGCCCCGTCCTCCCATCTTCTGAGAGCCCCCGGAGCAGGCCCAGCCGGGCGGCAGCAGGCTGCACTCACCCACACTGTCGGTGGACGGCGCGGGCTTGGCGGCCAGCGGGCAGAGGTGACTGGCTGAGCTGGGCCCGGGGGTGGGCGCGTCCTGGGGCGGAGAGGAGTCGCAGGATTTGGAAGCAGGCGTGCCCGTGGGAAGGTCGTTCTGCAGAGAGGAGCAGGACCAAGCGCCCAGGGGTCCCGTCAGGAACGGGGCAGGAGGCGCCACAGGGCCACAGGGCCACCGGCCCGGGGGCCACGGACTGTCTGCACACGTGGGAAGGATGGCGGCGACCGGGTGCTGCCGCCGTGCGAGGCCACTGCGCCTCATTCCAGAAGGCTGGGAAGGAGGTGGGAGACTGGGGGGCGGGGACCCGAGCCAGTGGCCACGCCCAGAGGCTGCCACGCCCAGAGGCTGCCACGCCCGAGGCCGGCGGTCCCGGGAGGACCAAGTGGGCAAGCCAGGGTGCACCGGGTTCCTCCTCACCCACAGCCAGACCCGGGAGGGCTCCGTGCCCGCCTCCTCTGCCTTTGGAAAGCTGTTCTTGTCTAGTGTCCAATGTGGCTTCCCGGCTACACAAACTGCCCCGGCCAGGCCCACACGCCCAGGGAGAGGGTGGGGTCGGGAGGACTGGGGTGTCCCCTGCAGAGCTGAGCTTTGCCACATCCCCAGAGGCCTCCCTGCGGGGAGGGAACAGCCCCAACCTCTGGCGGTCACCATGGCAACCCTCTGGGAGGGGAGGCCTAGAAACCAACCTCCTCCGAGGGTGAGTGTGGGCCAGGGTCCTGGGGGGATTTGCACGGAAGGGACTGCGCATGCCAGGAGCCTCTGGCTGGTCCATGCAGCTGTCCAGGAAGGACGCCGGTCTTGGGAGCACTGTAGGAGGCTGGCTCTTCCCGGACAGCTCTCCCCTCCGCCTGGGGCTGGGGGGCTCTGAAGGCCCCTGGGAGGGCTCCACACTCGTGGGTCTAAGTCCAGCCCAGAGAGTGCCAGTCCTCTAGTGGGGTTTTCCCGGGGCCCATCTCTGTGGGACTTACTGTCCATTGCAAGGACACCTGGTTTCCAGGTAAGGTggagtttttcttcttctttttttttgcggtgctggggttgaacccagggccttgtacgttggaggtaagcactctaccaactgagctgtctccccagcccgggAGAGttgttcttaatatttattttccaagtttAGTTACGAagctgcttttaaaatatttactactgaGGCTCCACAAAGTGGATCTTTGCAGGAAAAATTAGAGGACAAAGGAATCATGAGGAAGCAGTGGGTCTGAGCCCCACTCATGTCCCCCCCACTGTGTCTGTTTTCAGGCCCCTGGGATAAATGGAGTTTCAAGACTCCCCACCTCTTACCAGGATGAGCTCCTTGGGTCTGGGGAGTGGTGAGCCAAGActggaggccagggaggctggaCTGTCCACAAGGTCCCCACGGGCAGGGACACAGATGGATGCCTTTCCACAGGGGGTGGTGGCCGGGCTGGGGGGCTCGGAGGGCTGGTCCTGGGTTGGGGGAGACGTCAAGGTGAACTGGGAGCCCTTCTCTCATTGCCCCCAGCTGCGCGTCCACCTCTGGCACGGGCAGCTGGTCACCTGGGCCTCGGGTGTCTGCTGAGTGGGTCTGGAGGCAGCAGCTGCTTGGTAAGGGCTGGGCACTGTCCCCTGAAGGGACAGAGGGGCCAGGGAGCGGCGACCCTTCCCCAGACCACGGGAGCCCGGCTTGACGCCGCGCTCGGTGCCTTTGCTTCCCCGCCTGTGCTGTGACAGGGACACTTCCTGCCCAGGCTGTCCCATCCCAGCCGTCTCACAGAGGGGCCGGGACCCCACGGCCTCTGCCCATTCCAGAAGGCCCCCGGCCGCCTGCATCGGGGAGCGTGGACCCCGGCTCACCTCGTCCACAACCAGGTTGTAGTCACTCTTGTCCTCGTCGCTttcctgggggaggagggagctCATTCTGGTCATGCCCCTGCCTCCGCACCCCTAACATCTCCCAAGAGGGAGTCCTGGCGTGGCCGTACTGTCTAGACCTCCACGGCCTGCGTGCCGCGGCAGAAGGAAGGCTGGCAGTACCGGGATGGCCCTGGGGGGTGTCCCCAGTGGAAAGGAGTAGAGGGACAGAGCCCAGCGTCCCAAGGGTCCAGCCTCTTGGCCTCAGCGCTCTTGGCGAGGGAGAGGCAGGGACCAGAAGCCAGTCTCCCAGCAGCCCTGTGTGGCCGGCTGCTcgcccaccccagccctgcctcccaggcctcctggggccCCTGGTCTCAGCCCTGCCCTCTTCAGGCAGCCCGTTCTTCCAAGACCCAGCTCCACCTCTGCCTAGATCCTTCTATGGCTCCCCGGTGCTGCTGGTGGAAAGACCAAGCCCAAGGCTCCATCTGGTACAGAAGCACGGTCCTGCGCGCTCTGGTCAGGAGCACAGGCGGCTTGGACTCTGGTACCGGAGGCCACCTTTGGGCAACATCTGGTTTCCTGGACACCAGGAAGACCCAGGTGCAGCCTGCATCCTGGAGGCCAGGTTTGCCGCAGGCGAGTTTGCTGACGTCCCTCCCGTGCCCTTTCCTTGTGAGCCCGGGGCCtccacgtgccaggcaagcactcgaGGACTCGCTCACACCCACGCGCTTTCTTCCCTAAGTGAAAATGAGCTGGGGCATCCACAGGAGCTGCGGCCCACGGGAAGATGGAAGACCCGCCGGCTGCCCCGCCGCGCGGCAGGGCCCGGTGGCCAGGTGGGAGCTCGAGGCTACAGGTCCGCAGCAAGTCCCAACGAGAGGGCCCTGGGGAGACCTGAGGGCCCATGGAGGCTGGTTTCCCAAAGGCAGCGGGAGGGGACGCCAGGGGCAAGCACGGAGGAGAGAGGCCACCGAGGTGACCTCGGCAGCCCCGTCCAGAGGCCACAGAGACAGGGCCACCCTCTGGGCTGGCGGCCTGGGGCTACGCTGAGTGAGCGCAGTGGACACGGTCGGGCTCCCAGGGGCGAGCCGGGCCCTGAGCTGGGCCGTGCATGGCGCCCCAATCCTCCACCTGCCCCCAACTCACACAAGGTCCTGGCAGGTCCTTGTCCTCGGGTCTCTGCTTCCCGTTGCCACCAGGGCCACTGGGTCGCTCCTCCTCCACCAGACTCTCGGGGGGTGAGGGGGACGCACTCTGGGGAGACGAGCCGGCGGGGAAGGGTCAGGGCCCTGGGCTCCCACCATGGCTGAGGGCCCCCCTGCTGTTTTGGGGGTCTGTACCCCAAgcttcccatctggaaaatgggcctCCAGAGGGAAGATTCAGGGCTGAGCTCTCGGCTCACGGGGAGCAATGGTGAGTCCCTTGCGGGGGGGTGGGCAGAGCGGGAGACAGGGGCCCTGGCAGGGCCACATGTGACACCCAGGTCCTGCCCCAGAGCCTGACTCCGCGGACAGGTGGGAAGCCCAGTGCGGGGGACACGGCTCCCTCGGAGCCCTGGCCTGGAATAGAGCTCAGCCCCAGCACTCTGAAACGCAGACGGACAAGGCAGACACCGCGGCACCAAAGCGTGGAACAGATGTCACTGAAGCAGAAGCAGCAAGCCACAGAACCCTAGGCACAGAGGCGCTCGCCTGGGCCCGGGGCCAGTGTGGCTTCTggcttgctgtgtgacctgggccAAGTCACCAAACCTCTCTgactctgtttcctcatctatataaTGGGGCTCCCCGTGCCCACTCCCCAGGTTTGCTGGGAAGACGCAGGGAAGTCAGGCTGTGGGGACCTGCCGCCCATGTCCAACACAGCACAGCCGGAGTGCCCCACATCAACCTGGACCCTCTCTGGGGTGTTCCTGGGCCCTGCAGCTGCTGGGCAGCCACCCTGGCCTCCACCCACTCCAGACCAGGAGCTCCCAGTGGGACGACCACACGTGTCCCCAGGCGTGGCCCAGGCCCCCGGAGCTGATCAGAGCAAAGACCCACTGCTTCCTCACCCTGCGGGACTCCTGCTCTCAGCTCCCCTGGGTGACCCCACATGTGCGCGTATGCGACACGCGAAGGAAACAGATCCACAAGAGGCCAGCATCCCCGACACCAGGGGTCATCTCAGGAGGTCCTCGTGGGGGGCTGGACAGTGGGCACCAAATTCCATGTGCAACGGAACCTGAATGTGTCCCCACAGAGCAATAGACCTGGGTGGTGTCAATCAGCAAGGCGAGAGCAACAGATGAGTGACAGCTAAGACGTGGTCGTGCTGGGTGGGGGTGGCACCAAGTCcagtgactggtgtccttacaagGCCACATGGTGGGGCGTGGTGGCCGCACCTGTCaccccagctgcccaggaggctgaggcaggatagcaagttcaaggccagcctgggcagcttagcaagaccctgtctcaaaatataatggAACGGCTGGGGCTGGGCGTGGCCGGGGGCCCCAGACCCGGAGGCCGGAGCACACGGACCCTGCAGGCTTTGCATCCCAGCCAGTCGGAGGCCCCCAGGACTCTCCCAGGCCCACGGTGCATGAGCGAGGGGATGGCCTGCTGCCGCTGACCTTGTGGAAAGGCCACAGAACCCAGGAGTGGAGCCTGCTCTGGGGACGCCCTTCCTGGCACCCTGTCCCCTGGGGTGTTTCCTGGTTAGCTGCTTGTTTCTGGAGCTGCCTGAAGATCTTCGCTACCACTGGGTGGCTTGCCAGGGGCCGCAGGTGCCCGTGACGTGCCCAGGGTGCTCATGGCGCACCCGGAATGCAGAGCGCACTCCGCTCCGGGGAGTCACAGACAAGGGAGATGGGAAATATCTCGCTAACGGAGTTCCTCCCGAATACAGGCCGGAGGGACAGGCGTCTGGGCCCTGCGTCAAACAAGACGCGCTACTGGCGTTCACTCCACCGCGTGACCTTTAGTGTCTACGGGAGGCTTCAGTGCTCACGTCCGGCAGGCCCATGGGACCAGGCTCCCCGGACCCAGCACTGCCTCCTGATCTCCACGTGCGCTAcccaggggagggagggcaggctCCCGCACACCTCTGTGAGCCCAGCCTCTCCGGGAACACCAACGTGCTTTGttttttcggtaccagggattgagc from Sciurus carolinensis chromosome 17, mSciCar1.2, whole genome shotgun sequence encodes the following:
- the Tle2 gene encoding transducin-like enhancer protein 2 isoform X2, whose protein sequence is MYPQGRHPTPLQSGQPFKFSILEICDRIKEEFQFLQAQYHSLKLECEKLASEKTEMQRHYVMYYEMSYGLNIEMHKQAEIVKRLSGICAQIIPFLTQEHQQQVLQAVERAKQVTVGELNSLIGQQLQPLSHHAPPVPLTPRPAGLVGSSATGLLALSGALAAQAQLAATAKEDRAGAEAEGPRVERALSRSASPSPPESLVEEERPSGPGGNGKQRPEDKDLPGPCESDEDKSDYNLVVDEDQPSEPPSPATTPCGKASICVPARGDLVDSPASLASSLGSPLPRPKELILNDLPTGTPASKSCDSSPPQDAPTPGPSSASHLCPLAAKPAPSTDSVALRSPLTLSSPFTTTFSLGSHSTLNGDLSMPGSYVSLHLSPQVSSSVVYGRSPMMAFESHPHLRGSSISSSLPGIPGGKPAYSFHVSADGQMQPVPFPSDALVGAGIPRHARQLHTLAHGEVVCAVTISGSTQHVYTGGKGCVKVWDVGQPGAKTPVAQLDCLNRDNYIRSCKLLPDGRSLIVGGEASTLSIWDLAAPTPRIKAELTSSAPACYALAVSPDAKVCFSCCSDGNIVVWDLQNQTMVRQFQGHTDGASCIDISDYGTRLWTGGLDNTVRCWDLREGRQLQQHDFSSQIFSLGHCPNQDWLAVGMESSSVEILHVRKPEKYQLHLHESCVLSLKFASCGRWFVSTGKDNLLNAWRTPYGASIFQSKESSSVLSCDISRNNKYIVTGSGDKKATVYEVVY
- the Tle2 gene encoding transducin-like enhancer protein 2 isoform X1; protein product: MYPQGRHPTPLQSGQPFKFSILEICDRIKEEFQFLQAQYHSLKLECEKLASEKTEMQRHYVMYYEMSYGLNIEMHKQAEIVKRLSGICAQIIPFLTQEHQQQVLQAVERAKQVTVGELNSLIGQQQLQPLSHHAPPVPLTPRPAGLVGSSATGLLALSGALAAQAQLAATAKEDRAGAEAEGPRVERALSRSASPSPPESLVEEERPSGPGGNGKQRPEDKDLPGPCESDEDKSDYNLVVDEDQPSEPPSPATTPCGKASICVPARGDLVDSPASLASSLGSPLPRPKELILNDLPTGTPASKSCDSSPPQDAPTPGPSSASHLCPLAAKPAPSTDSVALRSPLTLSSPFTTTFSLGSHSTLNGDLSMPGSYVSLHLSPQVSSSVVYGRSPMMAFESHPHLRGSSISSSLPGIPGGKPAYSFHVSADGQMQPVPFPSDALVGAGIPRHARQLHTLAHGEVVCAVTISGSTQHVYTGGKGCVKVWDVGQPGAKTPVAQLDCLNRDNYIRSCKLLPDGRSLIVGGEASTLSIWDLAAPTPRIKAELTSSAPACYALAVSPDAKVCFSCCSDGNIVVWDLQNQTMVRQFQGHTDGASCIDISDYGTRLWTGGLDNTVRCWDLREGRQLQQHDFSSQIFSLGHCPNQDWLAVGMESSSVEILHVRKPEKYQLHLHESCVLSLKFASCGRWFVSTGKDNLLNAWRTPYGASIFQSKESSSVLSCDISRNNKYIVTGSGDKKATVYEVVY